A window from Toxoplasma gondii ME49 chromosome IX, whole genome shotgun sequence encodes these proteins:
- a CDS encoding pyruvate phosphate dikinase, pep/pyruvate binding domain-containing protein (encoded by transcript TGME49_290960), with product MHLAGDVGVQFECVCSQTHPGQTLWVVGSVPALGSWSLHAALQLETGPDTFPRWKSRDGVRVPRNQDVEFKFVIMSQNRDYVVWEQIYNRKICTDSPIIYKSRFGEWQSETTPWVLASKAGTVGLKLSPVAGDQQQQPTWMGRSPDTAASPVLRLSSHLDLLSSPSVSPSTSSLGGISPFSVGRRVPENAEGEARERSEEGPESATLPSSALQRLVEGEQTARSWREKLEVVKNVLAAALKEGKSRCNPQETVTLIDSLAYCSIYLHFVSQGDIVCTEDGRHFRPNHHASLSRELCIILEQIVQEMSGRDDIMADATRILARSIAPSLPSFGAPFTASQPLTRIRDIAHRNDIPSDLKNEIKHTLQNKLHRCAGPEDLVTAENLLRRFHTNPSAYPHAFVVEFERFYDELRRFFNATDLETRLVDLRQQENPRAVELINRFLESKSRSDDPNAGLTKLLVTLSVCADLRAAFTCQLRDSCAVTFHQDIHQVQEMRLAEILLDDVAFVLLSRSEALFEQEPNSKWAEALEALSLGVQNVRISGIKRDECRALANEFSGLARQAFHSRDDYLILKASLDRCRRLCEDFTDLQIALFATRALALGAQLKLPEHAVRVFSEAVVRSSVVFQISKLCRALLRGIQVRLNLQPYDTLVAGKAVGSLLFFDTLEEAVLHCIRRSHSASSLRASGLPLGAACSSPESEKNSQQLEPSTPNVKFTRLGEEKKTVTEKAKEVFADSPPIILAARCASGDEEIAGLDGPNARVVAIVVGHDLPILSHLGVRARQKGVPFVACQDPGAFEAITASQGQIVSLSADAQSVSFQVLEGGTATEALQRQRQQEETLDEKGTSNEENPPLLISSPSPSYPFSSAISSSLLASPSPPATLTAREMTLETCGAKAATCARLRILAEEAESKNENGRGCHAPMNVFEAANCLAFPYGTAEWLIQQQGERELFQSLIEKLETSAPGSELDEAVAKLQDLIMHLNLPEEIVLPVVHLFGTRSRLVVRSSANVEDLKGMSAAGLYESVANVSVMDAVAFRSAVVTVWASLYSRRAVLARRAAGVPQHQACMAVLIQELVSPELSFILHTVNPLEKDKHRLYAEICPGLGETLASAGTRGSPYRMLVNKATGEMTMLSFCNYSTSLVPAMPKNRSFIALREGKTTQQATPQLTPSSLVKSRVMDYTIEPMTHDLGYRVHIAHRLAGVAVALEAELEGPQDVEGVISGDAVWVVQSRPQPVSD from the exons ATGCATCTGGCGGGAGACGTCGGCGTCCAGTTCGAGTGCGTCTGCTCTCAAACGCACCCTGGACAGACGCTGTGGGTCGTGGGGAGCGTCCCTGCTCTCGGCTCTtggagtctgcatgcagccctGCAGCTCGAGACCGGACCTGACACATTTCCCCGTTGGAAGTCGAGAGACGGCGTCCGCGTCCCCAGAAACCAAGATGTCGAATTCAAATTCGTCATTATGAGTCAAAACCGGGACTACGTCGTCTGGGAGCAAATCT ACAATCGCAAGATCTGCACAGATTCTCCCATCATCTACAAAAGCCGTTTCG GCGAGTGGCAGAGCGAGACGACGCCTTGGGT ACTTGCGTCAAAAGCCGGGACAGTCGGCCTGAAACTCTCCCCAGTAGCTGGAGACCAGCAACAACAGCCCACTTGGATG gGGCGTTCGCCGGATACGGCAGCGTCGCCGGTGCTTCGTCTGTCCTCTCATTTGGATCTGCTGTCTTCCCCCAGCGTTTCtccctccacttcttctttgGGAGGcatttctcccttttctgtcgGGAGAAGGGTGCCCGAAAACGCGGAGGgggaggcgcgcgagagaagcgaggaaggtCCAGAAAGCGCgactctgccttcctcggccCTCCAGCGCCTCGTCGAGGGAGAACAGACCGCAAGGAGCTGGCGAGAAAAACTCGAAGTCGTGAAGAACGTCCTCGCCGCCGCGCTGAAAGAGGGGAAATCCCGGTGCAACCCTCAGGAGACAG TGACCCTCATCGACTCGCTGGCCTACTGCAGCATCTACCTTCACTTCGTCTCTCAAGGCGACATC GTTTGCACGGAGGACGGGAGACATTTTCGGCCGAATCACCATGCAAGTCTGTCACGAGAACTGTGCATTATTCTGGAACAAATCGTGCAGGAAATGTCTGGCAGAGACGACATCATG GCCGACGCCACTCGGATTCTTGCGCGTTCCattgctccttctctcccgtccttCGGGGCACCGTTTACGGCCTCCCAACCGCTCACGCGAATTCGAGATATTGCACACCGAAACGACATCCCCTCCGACCTCAAAAAT GAAATCAAACACACGCTGCAGAACAAGCTGCACCGCTGCGCAGGACCGGAGGACTTGGTGACGGCCGAGAATCTCCTCCGTCGCTTCCATACCAATCCCAGTGCTTATCCTCACGCCTTTGTTGTCGAGTTCGAGCGATTCTACGAT GAACTGCGGCGTTTTTTCAATGCCACGGATTTGGAGACGCGCCTCGTAGATCTTCGTCAGCAGGAGAATCCGCGGGCTGTCGAACTTATAAA TCGGTTTCTGGAGTCGAAATCTCGGAGCGATGACCCAAACGCGGGACTCACGAAACTCCTCGTTACTCTGTCGGTGTGCGCCGACTTACGCGCTGCCTTCACTTGCCAGTTGAGAGACAGCTGCGCAGTGACATTTCACCAAGACATCCACCAGGTTCAGGAAAT GAGACTGGCAGAAATCTTGCTGGACGACGTTGCCTTCGTGCTTCTTAGTCGCAGCGAAGCGCTGTTTGAGCAAGAGCCGAACAGCAAATGGGCTGAAGCTCTCGAG GCTCTTTCTCTGGGTGTCCAGAATGTCCGCATCAGTGGAATCAAGCGCGATGAGTGCCGAGCCTTGGCAAAC GAGTTTTCAGGTCTGGCGAGACAGGCGTTTCACTCCAGAGACGACTACTTGATTCTGAAAGCTTCGCTGGACCGATGCCGGCGTCTGTGCGAGGACTTCACAGACCTGCAAATCGCTCTCTTCGCCACCAGAGCTCTCGCTCTCGGGGCGCAACTCAAGCTGCCTGAGCACGCTGTGCGAGTGTTCTCAGAAGCGGTCGTTCGATCCAGCGTCGTCTTCCAG ATTTCCAAGCTCTGTCGCGCGCTGCTTCGCGGCATCCAAGTGCGTCTGAATCTGCAGCCGTACGACACTCTGGTCGCTGGCAAAGCTGTcggttctctcctttttttcgacaCGCTGGAGGAAGCGGTTCTTCATTGTATCCGGCGAAGCCACTCCGCATCTTCTCTGCGCGCTTCTGGCCTCCCTCTGggcgccgcatgcagctctcCCGAGTCTGAAAAGAATTCTCAACAGCTCGAGCCCAGCACGCCGAACGTGAAGTTCACACGcctcggagaagagaaaaaaaccgtgacggaaaaagcgaaggaagtCTTTGCCGATTCCCCCCCAATCATTCTCGCTGCGAGATGCGcaagtggagacgaagaaatcGCAGGTCTCGACGGCCCTAACGCAAGAGTCGTCGCCATCGTCGTCGGCCACGATCTCCCTATCCTGAGTCATCTCG GCGTCCGAGCGCGTCAGAAAGGCGTCCCGTTTGTGGCTTGTCAAGACCCAGGGGCTTTTGAGGCTATCACAGCGTCGCAGGGTCAaatcgtttctctttcggcAGATGCAcagtctgtttctttccaggTGCTGGAGGGAggaacagcgacagaggctctgcagagacagcgtcAACAGGAAGAAACTTTGGACGAGAAAGGTACTTCAAACGAGGAAAATCCGCC cttgCTCATTTCTTCACCGTCTCCGTCCTATCCATTTTCTTCTGcaatttcttcttctcttctcgcctctccttctccgcccGCCACCCTCACTGCCAGGGAGATGACTCTCGAAACTTGTGGAGCAAAGGCAGCGACTTGCGCGCGTCTCCGGATATTAGCCGAGGAGGCCGAGtcaaaaaacgaaaacggaCGCGGCTGTCACGCTCCGATGAATGTTTTCGAAGCGGCAAA CTGTCTGGCCTTCCCCTACGGCACTGCCGAGTGGCTAATTCAGCaacaaggagaaagagaactgTTTCAGAGTCTCATCGAGAAACTGGAGACCTCTGCTCCC GGCTCAGAGTTGGACGAGGCAGTTGCGAAACTCCAAGATTTGATCATGCATTTGAATCTTCCTGAGGAAATCGTTTTGCCCGTCGTCCATCTCTTTGGCACACGCTCTCGCCTTGTGGTTCGCTCTTCTGCCAACGTCGAAGATTTGAAAG GCATGTCGGCGGCGGGGCTGTACGAATCGGTCGCGAACGTGTCTGTGATGGACGCGGTCGCGTTCCGGTCTGCTGTCGTTACAGTCTGGGCGTCGCTCTACTCTCGCAGGGCAGTTCTGGCGAGACGCGCTGCCGGTGTGCCTCAG CACCAAGCCTGCATGGCTGTTTTGATTCAAGAGTTGGTCAGTCCAGAACTAAGTTTCATTCTTCACACGGTCAACCCTCTCGAAAAAGATAAACATCGCCTCTACGCAGAAATCTGTCCGGGCTTGGGAGAGACTCTCGCGAGCGCGGGCACCCGCGGGTCGCCCTACCGCATGCTTGTGAACAAAGCGACAG GCGAAATGACGATGTTGTCCTTCTGTAACTACAGCACCTCCCTGGTGCCCGCGATGCCCAAGAATCGAAGTTTCATCGCGC TGCGCGAAGGAAAAACCACGCAACAGGCGACTCCTCAACTCACGCCCTCGAGCCTCGTCAAGTCGCGAGTGATGGATTACACCATCGAGCCGATGACTCACGACTTGGGGTACAGAGTCCATATTGCTCACAGACTCGCAGGCGTCGCTGTAGCCCTTGAGGCCGAGTTGGAGGGTCCGCAG GACGTGGAAGGCGTGATTTCCGGAGACGCGGTCTGGGTAGTGCAGTCTCGGCCGCAGCCTGTTTCCGACTGA
- a CDS encoding 8-amino-7-oxononanoate synthase (encoded by transcript TGME49_290970) has translation MFGSVFVLDSDPMGFIGNRNVEWTTNLDFFYCAFFSASLLGVLLAFFTDDVSSGSLRWSWIVMELLPVPRLSNHVAVKDVEGALITAAKQASGKSQVFAKIVTAAHEGTLKVLLAQWCTKLHLRCWFCWHTLKLRYTAESRRQLLYQVNKVLLRLENRKGEKEVQSYLDIKRYMQTNNLWYFAFRISDVKSQYITCEGKRAYHMSSYSYLDFMREPLVQEAALAAGRMWSTGNHGARMLGGNPTVIRELEQIIGRFFGREDALLCATGFLAAMSSICAVAKKGDLIIGDNRLHTSLRVGMKLSGAKEVLFRHNNWQHLTQILGSMRRKYIDCWIVIESVYSMDGDIADLPTVRRLADQYKCQIIVDEAHGLGVLGKSGRGLEEHFNMPGAADIIVGTFSKSIGGVGGFITCGKDLIEFLEYHALGSVFSAPLTAYSAGGAKKAFELMQGEHRWRIAKAQENAIYLRRALKTGNGNWPPDYPADKKYEVEGIECTTVIPVVFPNDPYRLCCVTRALFSKGWVVGAAMYPACPLMRPRIRITATAAYTKEIMDKFVRDLVKTTVDVPLTTEVEDGPITL, from the exons ATGTTCGGAAGCGTCTTTGTCTTGGACAGTGACCCCATGGGGTTCATAGGAAATCGAAATGTCGAATGGACGACGAATCTCGACTTCTTTTActgtgccttcttctccgcatcTCTTCTTGGTGTTCTCTTGGCTTTTTTTACCGACGATGTCAGCTCCGGTTCGCTCAGGTGGAGCTGGATTGTCATGGAGCTCCTTCCTGTGCCTCGGTTGTCCAATCATGTAGCCGTGAAAGACGTGGAAGGGGCGCTGATAACGGCAGCGAAACAAGCGTCAGGGAAAAGCCAAGTTTTTGCAAAGATTGTGACAGCGGCACATGAAGGAACTCTGAAGGTACTTCTTGCGCAGTGGTGCACGAAGCTACACCTTCGCTGTTGGTTTTGTTGGCATACGTTGAAACTGCGATATACTGCGGAGAGCCGGAGGCAGCTGCTGTACCAGGTCAACAAAGTCCTGTTGCGTCTCGAGAATcgcaaaggagaaaaggaagtgCAGTCCTACCTGGATATCAAACGCTACATGCAAACGAACAACCTCTGGTATTTTGCCTTTCGAATCAGCGACGTCAAAAGCCAGTATATCACCTGCGAGGGGAAGAGGGCCTACCACATGAGCTCTTACAGCTACCTCGACTTCATGCGAGAGCCTCTC GTCCAGGAGGCGGCACTGGCTGCTGGGCGAATGTGGTCGACGGGAAACCACGGAGCGCGGATGCTAGGGGGGAATCCCACAGTTATTCGAGAACTCGAGCAAATAATCGGACGTTTTTTTGGCCGCGAGGATGCGCTACTCTGCGCAACCGGCTTCTTGGCGGCAATGAGTAGCATTTGTGCAgtggcgaagaagggagacctGATCATTGGTGATAATCGGCTACACACGAGTTTGCGGGTAGGAATGAAGTTGTCTGGAGCAAAAGAGGTGCTTTTCCGCCACAACAACTGGCAACACCTCACTCAGATTCTCGGCAGCATGCGACGGAAATACATAGACTGCTGGATAGTTATTGAGTCCGTGTACTCGATGGACGGAGATATCGCAGACTTGCCCACGGTTCGTCGTCTCGCCGATCAATACAAGTGCCAAATCATTGTCGATGAAGCGCATGGCCTCGGGGTTCTAGGGAAGAGTGGCCGAGGCTTGGAGGAGCATTTCAATATGCCAGGGGCAGCGGACATTATTGTGGGTACGTTCAGCAAGTCCATTGGAGGGGTCGGCGGCTTCATAACCTGTGGAAAGGATCTTATTGAATTCCTCGAGTACCACGCTTTGGGAAGCGTCTTTTCCGCCCCGTTAACTGCCTACTCAGCTGGAGGCGCGAAAAAGGCTTTCGAGCTTATGCAGGGTGAACACCGTTGGAGAATCGCCAAGGCACAAGAGAACGCGATTTATCTGCGACGCGCTTTGAAAACGGGCAATGGAAACTGGCCCCCTGATTACCCTGCGGACAAGAAATACGAAGTCGAGGGAATTGAGTGTACCACGGTCATCCCTGTGGTGTTCCCGAACGACCCCTATCGACTTTGTTGCGTAACCCGGGCTCTGTTTTCGAAAGGGTGGGTCGTGGGTGCGGCCATGTATCCCGCGTGTCCATTGATGCGCCCACGAATCCGTATAACTGCTACCGCAGCATACACCAAAGAAATTATGGATAAATTTGTCAGAGATCTTGTGAAAACGACCGTTGACGTGCCCCTGACAACTGAAGTGGAAGACGGACCTATAACGCTGTAG